In one Oxyura jamaicensis isolate SHBP4307 breed ruddy duck chromosome 14, BPBGC_Ojam_1.0, whole genome shotgun sequence genomic region, the following are encoded:
- the CIITA gene encoding MHC class II transactivator isoform X4, which yields MNLFKEILPRIRKILSGATASDDNALLNLMLKEHVISKEYHQALLHEKDREDLARKISLTFVEKWDLYWNTLIHHSCLNLCGSRPQNITDNEPTGTKHMSDSKRQIMDSTLVCENGYLDLLHSDIDPVHLFTLLDPKSSGNEEGDLFADSEIDASNYDQLNSMDFLCTVENDENGDELYLSSNAREAYARIAELAEYVLKDQQEKQVEDTFAGSLILDEMTAESTEIFTDVKLQKCHKRTFLGSVESCADVSETKYKKIVSGSSAHLIPECLPIGMKDKQENVDFVDLAQQKNNILIGNGTSSIIAYPALTTSTETMVSPSFPVNVCGLEMFKEVLVPVIPSEEPFKRPRSVEVFCTALKDYFRDICKSVAMERELTLDHLFIDGTLMQSQIETKTGKNSVKAMEKELVTYSLQWKEKASLERSQIFQIPGGKDLETKVIVVLGKAGMGKSILVQKICQDWSNGEFSQFEFLFWFDCKQISLPEKCYSLKDLLLDFFVKPQEGSKEIFEYILQNPAKVLLVFDGFEGLHDHENFPRCSNRQPDKDLYSIKELLSGFIQKKILNGCTLLLTARPKDKVNQYVSKVEKTIEIVGFSPQQRELYITKYFEGLPYCDNALKLIKESEYLFSHCYSPVMCRFVCFLCETVLEMGDKGLPSTLTTLFLKFVQQKITPMQTDVTAVQNQKSLATLARIAWYLGEKHQSTMKSDLLPSKEVKEFALKYGFFLPFAFPKHSDTEEEEFGTTFSDFVIQNFLGALHLILAEDVKDKSLTKYLSFPSKKKKPYNWLDLMPRFLAGLLFLQDDAYFCSLSNKEIIQSTKKQKTLLKYIRRLQINDLCPERLLELLHCIYETQYNYLLQHVTLRLKPDLSFQGIVITPPDVHVLYSTLKRSRKEFSLDLQNSSIDMQGLKDLVGLKNVASFRASLGDTIKLWKYLEQTKDYELLKLSTEKFVLDPFKAKTMKDVSDLSDLVEMQEMINCTQDASGCSSYEIPAIKNLRKIEFALGPAYGLQGFLKLVEILPSFLSLQHLDLDALSENGIGDEGAKSLSEVFPTLRSLEILNLSQNKITDVGAEKLATALPLLSSLTTLSLYNNNICDFGAENLAKVLPVMASLRVLDVQYNKITGVGAQQLTDSLRKCPHIKNLLMWNPTIPYGVLEHLQQLDSRISM from the exons ATGAATCTTTTTAAGGAGATCCTGCCTAGAATAAGGAAGATTCTTTCAGGTGCTACAGCTTCTGATGACAATGCATTGCTTAACCTCATGCTGAAAGAACATGTGATATCCAAGGAGTACCATCAGGCCTTGCTCCATGAAAAAGACAGAGAGGACCTTGCAAGGAAGATTTCTCTGACATTTGTGGAGAAATGGGACCTGTATTGGAACACGTTGATTCACCACTCTTGTTTAAACCTCTGTGGCAGTAGACCTCAAAACATCACAGATAATGAGCCAACAGGAACCAAGCACATGTCTG ACAGCAAGAGACAAATCATGGATTCAACATTGGTTTGTGAAAATGGCTATCTTGATCTGCTGCACAGTGACATCGATCCAGTGCATCTGTTTACTCTCTTAGACCCTAAGTCATCTGGAAATGAAGAGGGTGACTTGTTTGCAG ATTCTGAAATTGATGCCAGCAACTATGATCAGTTGAATAGTATGGATTTCCTGTGTACAgtggaaaatgatgaaaatggaGATGAACTGTATCTCTCTTCCAATGCCAGAGAAGCTTATGCTAGAATAG CTGAATTAGCAGAATATGTGCTCAAAGATCAGCAGGAGAAGCAGGTGGAAGATACTTTTG CAGGGAGCCTTATTTTGGATGAAATGACTGCTGAAAGCACTGAGATATTTACTGATGTAAAGCTGCAAAAATGTCACAAAAGAA catttttAGGCTCCGTAGAGAGTTGTGCTGATGTTTCAGAAaccaaatacaagaaaattg TTTCAGGATCTTCAGCACATTTGATTCCAGAGTGCCTACCTATTGGCATGAAAGACAAACAAGAGAATGTAGACTTTGTAGATCTtgctcagcagaaaaataatattttaattggaaatggCACATCAAGTATTATAGCATACCCAG CACTGACTACCTCCACTGAAACAATGGTTTCCCCAAGTTTTCCAGTTAATGTATGTG GCTTAGAAATGTTCAAAGAAGTCCTAGTTCCTGTAATTCCCTCTGAAGAACCTTTCAAACGACCAA GGTCAGTGGAAGTTTTCTGTACAGCGCTTAAGGATTACTTCAGAGACATATGCAAATCTGTGGCCATGGAGCGTGAATTGACTCTTGATCACTTGTTTATTGACGGTACACTCATGCAAAGCCAAATTGAAACCAAGACTGGGAAAAACAGTGTAAAAGCAATGGAAAAGGAGCTGGTAACTTACAGTCTGcaatggaaggaaaaggcaTCACTTGAAAGAAGCCAAATATTTCAAATCCCAGGAGGTAAAGATTTAGAGACTAAAGTGATTGTGGTGCTGGGAAAAGCAGGAATGGGCAAAAGCATTCTTGTACAGAAGATCTGCCAGGACTGGTCCAATGGAGAGTTTTCTCAGTTTGAATTTCTCTTTTGGTTTGACTGCAAACAAATAAGCTTGCCTGAGAAGTGTTACAGCTTGAAGGATCtgcttcttgatttttttgtaaaacctCAAGAGGGAAGCAAAGAGATCTTTGAGTACATATTGCAAAATCCTGCTAAAGTCCTTCTGGTTTTTGATGGTTTTGAAGGGTTGCATGACCATGAGAATTTTCCTCGTTGCTCAAACAGACAGCCTGACAAAGACTTGTACAGTATAAAGGAGCTGCTTTCAGGATTTATCCAAAAAAAGATACTCAATGGCTGTACTTTATTACTTACAGCAAGACCAAAAGACAAGGTGAACCAGTATGTGTCCAAAGTGGAAAAGACTATTGAAATAGTAGGATTTTCTCCTCAGCAGAGAGAATTGTACATAACCAAATACTTTGAAGGATTACCCTACTGTGATAATGCACTGAAATTAATCAAAGAGAGTGAGTACCTGTTCAGTCATTGTTACAGCCCTGTTATGTgtagatttgtttgttttctctgtgagaCTGTACTTGAAATGGGAGACAAAGGCCTTCCTTCAACTCTTACTACACTTTTCCTGAAATTTGTTCAGCAAAAGATAACACCTATGCAAACAGATGTTACAGCTGTGCAAAATCAAAAGAGCCTTGCTACACTAGCCCGTATAGCCTGGTATCTTGGAGAAAAGCATCAAAGTACCATGAAAAGTGATCTTCTTCCTTCTAAGGAAGTTAAAGAATTTGCTCTGAAATATggatttttccttccatttgcATTCCCCAAACATTCAGATactgaggaggaggaatttGGGACCACATTCTCCGATTTTGTCATTCAGAATTTCTTGGGTGCGCTTCACCTTATATTAGCAGAAGACGTGAAGGATAAAAGTCTAACAAAGTACCTGTCTTTTCCAtccaagaagaaaaagcctTATAATTGGTTAGATTTAATGCCTCGATTTTTAGCTGGATTGTTGTTCCTCCAGGATGATGCCTACTTCTGCTCCCTTTCTAATAAGGAAATAATACAATCAACCAAGAAGCAGAAAACGCTGCTGAAATATATTAGAAGGTTGCAGATAAATGACCTCTGTCCAGAGAGGTTACTTGAGCTTTTACACTGCATATATGAAACACAATACAATTATCTTTTGCAGCATGTGACCTTAAGGCTCAAGCCAGACCTGTCTTTTCAGGGCATTGTTATTACACCACCAGATGTTCACGTACTGTACTCTACTTTAAAAAGGTCAAGAAAAGAGTTTTCCTTGGATttacaaaacagcagcattGACATGCAAGGGCTAAAAGACTTGGTTGGCCTGAAGAATGTGGCATCATTCAG GGCCTCCCTTGGTGATACAATCAAGCTATGGAAATACTTAGAACAGACAAAAGACTATGAACTGCTGAAACTATCAACAGAAAAATTTGTTCTCGATCCCTTTAAGGCAAAGACAATGAAGGACGTCAGTGACCTTTCAGACCTTGTAGAAATGCAGGAGATGATCAACTG CACGCAAGATGCCTCTGGTTGCAGCAGCTATGAAATTCCTGCCATAAAGAACCtgagaaaaatagaatttgC tctaGGTCCAGCATATGGCCTTCAGGGATTTCTAAAACTCGTGGAAATTCTGCCGTCATTTCTATCACTTCAGCATTTAGA CCTTGATGCTCTGAGTGAAAATGGCATAGGAGATGAAGGAGCAAAGAGTCTATCTGAAGTCTTTCCAACACTGAGATCACTGGAAATATTGAA CTTATCACAGAATAAGATAACAGATGTGGGTGCAGAGAAACTAGCTACAGCTCTTCCTTTGTTATCTTCATTAACAACACTAAG CTTGTACAATAATAACATTTGTGATTTTGGAGCAGAAAATCTTGCAAAAGTTCTTCCTGTGATGGCATCTTTAAGAGTGCTAGA TGTTCAGTATAACAAAATAACTGGTGTTGGAGCCCAACAGCTGACTGACAGCCTACGAAAATGCCCCCATATAAAAAACTTGCT GATGTGGAATCCTACAATTCCCTATGGAGTTCTTGAACACCTTCAGCAGCTGGACTCGAGGATCAGCATGTAG
- the CIITA gene encoding MHC class II transactivator isoform X5 → MDSTLVCENGYLDLLHSDIDPVHLFTLLDPKSSGNEEGDLFADSEIDASNYDQLNSMDFLCTVENDENGDELYLSSNAREAYARIAELAEYVLKDQQEKQVEDTFAGSLILDEMTAESTEIFTDVKLQKCHKRTFLGSVESCADVSETKYKKIVDAPAVSTRNGSFLAMPLSSYPASSTSLTHQHMSFSIPAINAFGRSFVIPVSGSSAHLIPECLPIGMKDKQENVDFVDLAQQKNNILIGNGTSSIIAYPALTTSTETMVSPSFPVNVCGLEMFKEVLVPVIPSEEPFKRPRSVEVFCTALKDYFRDICKSVAMERELTLDHLFIDGTLMQSQIETKTGKNSVKAMEKELVTYSLQWKEKASLERSQIFQIPGGKDLETKVIVVLGKAGMGKSILVQKICQDWSNGEFSQFEFLFWFDCKQISLPEKCYSLKDLLLDFFVKPQEGSKEIFEYILQNPAKVLLVFDGFEGLHDHENFPRCSNRQPDKDLYSIKELLSGFIQKKILNGCTLLLTARPKDKVNQYVSKVEKTIEIVGFSPQQRELYITKYFEGLPYCDNALKLIKESEYLFSHCYSPVMCRFVCFLCETVLEMGDKGLPSTLTTLFLKFVQQKITPMQTDVTAVQNQKSLATLARIAWYLGEKHQSTMKSDLLPSKEVKEFALKYGFFLPFAFPKHSDTEEEEFGTTFSDFVIQNFLGALHLILAEDVKDKSLTKYLSFPSKKKKPYNWLDLMPRFLAGLLFLQDDAYFCSLSNKEIIQSTKKQKTLLKYIRRLQINDLCPERLLELLHCIYETQYNYLLQHVTLRLKPDLSFQGIVITPPDVHVLYSTLKRSRKEFSLDLQNSSIDMQGLKDLVGLKNVASFRASLGDTIKLWKYLEQTKDYELLKLSTEKFVLDPFKAKTMKDVSDLSDLVEMQEMINCTQDASGCSSYEIPAIKNLRKIEFALGPAYGLQGFLKLVEILPSFLSLQHLDLDALSENGIGDEGAKSLSEVFPTLRSLEILNLSQNKITDVGAEKLATALPLLSSLTTLSLYNNNICDFGAENLAKVLPVMASLRVLDVQYNKITGVGAQQLTDSLRKCPHIKNLLMWNPTIPYGVLEHLQQLDSRISM, encoded by the exons ATGGATTCAACATTGGTTTGTGAAAATGGCTATCTTGATCTGCTGCACAGTGACATCGATCCAGTGCATCTGTTTACTCTCTTAGACCCTAAGTCATCTGGAAATGAAGAGGGTGACTTGTTTGCAG ATTCTGAAATTGATGCCAGCAACTATGATCAGTTGAATAGTATGGATTTCCTGTGTACAgtggaaaatgatgaaaatggaGATGAACTGTATCTCTCTTCCAATGCCAGAGAAGCTTATGCTAGAATAG CTGAATTAGCAGAATATGTGCTCAAAGATCAGCAGGAGAAGCAGGTGGAAGATACTTTTG CAGGGAGCCTTATTTTGGATGAAATGACTGCTGAAAGCACTGAGATATTTACTGATGTAAAGCTGCAAAAATGTCACAAAAGAA catttttAGGCTCCGTAGAGAGTTGTGCTGATGTTTCAGAAaccaaatacaagaaaattg tGGATGCCCCTGCAGTGTCTACAAGGAATGGCAGTTTCTTGGCTATGCCTCTCAGCAGCTATCCAGCTAGCTCCACCTCGCTAACTCACCAACACATGTCCTTTTCTATTCCTGCTATCAATGCATTTGGAAGAAGTTTTGTAATTCCTG TTTCAGGATCTTCAGCACATTTGATTCCAGAGTGCCTACCTATTGGCATGAAAGACAAACAAGAGAATGTAGACTTTGTAGATCTtgctcagcagaaaaataatattttaattggaaatggCACATCAAGTATTATAGCATACCCAG CACTGACTACCTCCACTGAAACAATGGTTTCCCCAAGTTTTCCAGTTAATGTATGTG GCTTAGAAATGTTCAAAGAAGTCCTAGTTCCTGTAATTCCCTCTGAAGAACCTTTCAAACGACCAA GGTCAGTGGAAGTTTTCTGTACAGCGCTTAAGGATTACTTCAGAGACATATGCAAATCTGTGGCCATGGAGCGTGAATTGACTCTTGATCACTTGTTTATTGACGGTACACTCATGCAAAGCCAAATTGAAACCAAGACTGGGAAAAACAGTGTAAAAGCAATGGAAAAGGAGCTGGTAACTTACAGTCTGcaatggaaggaaaaggcaTCACTTGAAAGAAGCCAAATATTTCAAATCCCAGGAGGTAAAGATTTAGAGACTAAAGTGATTGTGGTGCTGGGAAAAGCAGGAATGGGCAAAAGCATTCTTGTACAGAAGATCTGCCAGGACTGGTCCAATGGAGAGTTTTCTCAGTTTGAATTTCTCTTTTGGTTTGACTGCAAACAAATAAGCTTGCCTGAGAAGTGTTACAGCTTGAAGGATCtgcttcttgatttttttgtaaaacctCAAGAGGGAAGCAAAGAGATCTTTGAGTACATATTGCAAAATCCTGCTAAAGTCCTTCTGGTTTTTGATGGTTTTGAAGGGTTGCATGACCATGAGAATTTTCCTCGTTGCTCAAACAGACAGCCTGACAAAGACTTGTACAGTATAAAGGAGCTGCTTTCAGGATTTATCCAAAAAAAGATACTCAATGGCTGTACTTTATTACTTACAGCAAGACCAAAAGACAAGGTGAACCAGTATGTGTCCAAAGTGGAAAAGACTATTGAAATAGTAGGATTTTCTCCTCAGCAGAGAGAATTGTACATAACCAAATACTTTGAAGGATTACCCTACTGTGATAATGCACTGAAATTAATCAAAGAGAGTGAGTACCTGTTCAGTCATTGTTACAGCCCTGTTATGTgtagatttgtttgttttctctgtgagaCTGTACTTGAAATGGGAGACAAAGGCCTTCCTTCAACTCTTACTACACTTTTCCTGAAATTTGTTCAGCAAAAGATAACACCTATGCAAACAGATGTTACAGCTGTGCAAAATCAAAAGAGCCTTGCTACACTAGCCCGTATAGCCTGGTATCTTGGAGAAAAGCATCAAAGTACCATGAAAAGTGATCTTCTTCCTTCTAAGGAAGTTAAAGAATTTGCTCTGAAATATggatttttccttccatttgcATTCCCCAAACATTCAGATactgaggaggaggaatttGGGACCACATTCTCCGATTTTGTCATTCAGAATTTCTTGGGTGCGCTTCACCTTATATTAGCAGAAGACGTGAAGGATAAAAGTCTAACAAAGTACCTGTCTTTTCCAtccaagaagaaaaagcctTATAATTGGTTAGATTTAATGCCTCGATTTTTAGCTGGATTGTTGTTCCTCCAGGATGATGCCTACTTCTGCTCCCTTTCTAATAAGGAAATAATACAATCAACCAAGAAGCAGAAAACGCTGCTGAAATATATTAGAAGGTTGCAGATAAATGACCTCTGTCCAGAGAGGTTACTTGAGCTTTTACACTGCATATATGAAACACAATACAATTATCTTTTGCAGCATGTGACCTTAAGGCTCAAGCCAGACCTGTCTTTTCAGGGCATTGTTATTACACCACCAGATGTTCACGTACTGTACTCTACTTTAAAAAGGTCAAGAAAAGAGTTTTCCTTGGATttacaaaacagcagcattGACATGCAAGGGCTAAAAGACTTGGTTGGCCTGAAGAATGTGGCATCATTCAG GGCCTCCCTTGGTGATACAATCAAGCTATGGAAATACTTAGAACAGACAAAAGACTATGAACTGCTGAAACTATCAACAGAAAAATTTGTTCTCGATCCCTTTAAGGCAAAGACAATGAAGGACGTCAGTGACCTTTCAGACCTTGTAGAAATGCAGGAGATGATCAACTG CACGCAAGATGCCTCTGGTTGCAGCAGCTATGAAATTCCTGCCATAAAGAACCtgagaaaaatagaatttgC tctaGGTCCAGCATATGGCCTTCAGGGATTTCTAAAACTCGTGGAAATTCTGCCGTCATTTCTATCACTTCAGCATTTAGA CCTTGATGCTCTGAGTGAAAATGGCATAGGAGATGAAGGAGCAAAGAGTCTATCTGAAGTCTTTCCAACACTGAGATCACTGGAAATATTGAA CTTATCACAGAATAAGATAACAGATGTGGGTGCAGAGAAACTAGCTACAGCTCTTCCTTTGTTATCTTCATTAACAACACTAAG CTTGTACAATAATAACATTTGTGATTTTGGAGCAGAAAATCTTGCAAAAGTTCTTCCTGTGATGGCATCTTTAAGAGTGCTAGA TGTTCAGTATAACAAAATAACTGGTGTTGGAGCCCAACAGCTGACTGACAGCCTACGAAAATGCCCCCATATAAAAAACTTGCT GATGTGGAATCCTACAATTCCCTATGGAGTTCTTGAACACCTTCAGCAGCTGGACTCGAGGATCAGCATGTAG